In one window of Gossypium arboreum isolate Shixiya-1 chromosome 4, ASM2569848v2, whole genome shotgun sequence DNA:
- the LOC108460896 gene encoding ankyrin repeat-containing protein ITN1-like: MASSSIQQGGEMDLEEGLGTPQPSWNPVIEASKMPSPSLTSTAPTLILPSSAKCIDRMGSSLSSSSINSATPSPSSTVKAPALVLSNSSKRIDRMPSSLSSSSSGTVEPSVTPSPSSTATAPALVLSNSGKRIDQAGKKKYVKQVTGRHNDTELHLAAQRGDLAAVKQILADIDLQMMRTASVEDLDMEVSEIQASVVNEINELGETALFTAAEKGYLDVVKELLKYSNKETVTKKNKTGFDPLHIAASQGNHAIVQVLLDHDPSLCQTFGPSNANPLVSAATKGHTAVVNELLLRDGGLLESTRSNGKNALHLTARQGHVDVVKTLLCKDPQLARRTDKKGQTALHMAVKGQSCEVVKLLLEADAAIVMLPDKFGNTALHVATRKKRAEIVSELLRLPDTNVNAPNRDHKTALDIAEELPLSAESSDIKSCLFRCGALRANELNQPRDELRLTVTQIKKDVHTQLEQTRKTNKNVHNISKELRKLHREGINNATNSVTVVAVLFATVAFAAIFTVPGGDQDSGVAVVASSCSFKIFFIFNAIALFTSLAVVVVQITLVRGETKAEKQVVEVINKLMWLASVCTSVAFMASSYIVVGRKHEWAAILVSVVGGMVMGGVIGTMTYYVVKSKRSRRKRVKNSRRSGSNSWHRSDASNSEVEVDRIYAL; encoded by the exons ATGGCCTCTTCTTCAATCCAACAAG GTGGAGAAATGGATCTAGAGGAAGGACTAGGTACTCCACAGCCAAGTTGGAATCCAGTCATTGAAGCGTCAAAAATGCCATCCCCATCGTTGACTTCAACAGCTCCGACCCTGATCCTACCGAGTTCCGCAAAGTGTATTGATAGGATGGGGAGCAGCCTTTCCAGTTCAAGTATCAACTCGGCAACACCATCACCGTCCTCAACAGTAAAGGCCCCAGCTTTGGTCCTATCGAATTCCAGCAAGCGGATTGACAGGATGCCTAGTAGCCTCTCCAGTTCCAGTTCCGGCACTGTCGAACCCTCGGTAACACCATCACCATCATCTACTGCAACAGCCCCAGCTCTGGTGCTATCGAATTCCGGCAAGCGCATTGATCAGGCTGGCAAAAAGAAATATGTGAAGCAGGTAACAGGTCGCCATAATGACACTGAGCTGCACTTGGCAGCACAGCGTGGTGACCTGGCAGCTGTAAAGCAGATTCTTGCGGATATTGATTTGCAGATGATGAGGACTGCAAGTGTGGAAGATCTCGACATGGAGGTCTCCGAGATTCAAGCAAGTGTGgtgaatgaaataaatgaattgggTGAGACAGCCTTGTTTACTGCTGCCGAGAAAGGATATCTTGATGTTGTCAAGGAGTTGTTAAAATACTCTAATAAAGAGACTGTGACGAAGAAGAATAAAACTGGGTTTGATCCCTTGCATATTGCTGCGAGTCAAGGGAACCATG CTATTGTCCAAGTGCTGCTAGATCATGACCCTAGTCTGTGCCAGACTTTCGGGCCATCAAATGCAAACCCCCTTGTCTCTGCAGCTACCAAAGGGCATACGGCGGTAGTCAATGAGCTGTTATTGAGGGATGGTGGCTTGCTAGAGAGTACAAGATCAAATGGGAAAAACGCATTACATCTAACTGCTCGACAAGGGCATGTTGATGTTGTAAAAACTTTGCTATGCAAAGATCCACAATTGGCAAGAAGAACCGACAAGAAAGGACAGACTGCATTGCACATGGCTGTTAAAGGACAGAGCTGTGAGGTTGTGAAGTTGCTTCTCGAGGCAGATGCTGCTATTGTCATGCTTCCGGACAAGTTTGGGAACACAGCATTGCATGTAGCCACTCGGAAAAAGAGAGCTGAG ATAGTAAGCGAGTTGTTGCGCCTACCCGATACAAATGTCAATGCACCCAACCGAGACCATAAAACAGCCCTAGACATAGCTGAGGAGCTTCCCCTCTCTGCAGAATCCTCAGATATAAAGAGCTGCCTTTTTCGTTGTGGTGCTCTCCGAGCTAATGAACTGAATCAACCGAGAGATGAGTTGAGGCTGACGGTGACACAAATTAAGAAAGATGTCCACACACAGCTCGAACAAACCAGAAAAACCAACAAAAATGTTCATAATATCTCGAAGGAACTCAGAAAACTCCACCGAGAAGGAATCAACAATGCCACGAATTCAGTGACTGTGGTGGCTGTTCTATTCGCAACAGTTGCTTTCGCTGCTATATTTACTGTGCCAGGAGGGGATCAAGATAGCGGAGTCGCTGTGGTGGCAAGCTCTTGTTCTTTCAAGATTTTCTTTATCTTCAATGCTATTGCTCTCTTCACGTCTTTGGCGGTTGTGGTGGTACAAATTACGTTGGTTAGAGGTGAAACAAAAGCGGAGAAACAGGTCGTGGAAGTGATTAACAAGTTGATGTGGTTGGCTTCGGTCTGTACTTCAGTTGCTTTTATGGCCTCCTCGTATATAGTGGTTGGGCGGAAACACGAGTGGGCTGCGATTTTGGTTAGCGTGGTAGGGGGTATGGTAATGGGTGGGGTTATCGGCACCATGACTTATTATGTAGTGAAATCAAAGAGAAGTAGAAGGAAGAGGGTAAAGAATTCGAGGAGGAGTGGATCCAACTCTTGGCATCGTTCGGACGCGAGTAATTCCGAAGTTGAAGTTGATCGGATTTATGCACTCTGA
- the LOC108460491 gene encoding prohibitin-1, mitochondrial: protein MNLNNLKVPKMPGGGALPALLKIGVIGGLGLYGVANSLYNVDGGHRAIVFNRILGIKDKVYSEGTHLMIPWFERPIIYDVRARPHLVESTSGSRDLQMVKIGLRVLTRPKSTQLTEIYRTLGENYNERVLPSIIHETLKAVVAQYNASQLITQRENVSKEIRKILTERAAYFNIQLDDVSITSLTFGKEFTAAIEAKQVAAQEAERAKFIVEKAEQDKKSAVIRAQGEAKSAQLIGQAIAKNPAFITLRKIEASREIAQTIANSANKVFLNSKDLLLNLQEMDLESHPK, encoded by the exons ATGAATCTCAACAACCTCAAAGTTCCTAAGATGCCTGGAGGCGGAGCACTTCCTGCTTTGCTTAAGATTGGAGTCATTGGTGGGCTTGGCCTCTATGGAGTTGCCAATAGTCTCTACAACGTTGACGGAGGGCACCGAGCAATTGTTTTCAATCGGATTTTGGGCATCAAAGATAAG GTTTATTCAGAGGGGACGCACCTTATGATACCATGGTTTGAGAGGCCTATCATCTATGATGTTCGTGCAAGACCTCATTTAGTTGAGAGTACTTCCGGTAGTCGTGATCTCCAGATG GTCAAGATTGGGCTTCGTGTTCTCACTCGCCCCAAGTCAACTCAGTTAACTGAAATTTATCGAACCCTTGGTGAGAACTATAATGAGAGGGTCCTGCCTTCAATCATTCATGAAACTTTAAAAGCTGTTGTTGCTCAATACAATGCTAGCCAACTCATTACACAGAGAGAG AATGTCAGTAAGGAAATCCGGAAGATTCTGACTGAAAGGGCAGCTTACTTCAACATTCAACTTGATGATGTGTCCATTACAAGTCTGACTTTTGGGAAGGAATTCACTGCTGCAATTGAGGCGAAACAGGTGGCTGCACAAGAAGCCGAGAGAGCTAAATTTATTGTGGAAAAAGCTGAACAGGACAAGAAAAGTGCTGTTATCCGAGCACAG GGAGAAGCCAAGAGTGCCCAACTCATTGGTCAAGCAATTGCAAAGAACCCAGCATTCATAACATTGAGGAAAATCGAAGCTTCTAGAGAAATTGCACAGACCATTGCAAATTCAGCCAACAAAGTCTTCTTGAACTCAAAGGATCTATTACTGAACCTTCAGGAGATGGATCTTGAATCCCACCCAAAGTAA